A genomic window from Ananas comosus cultivar F153 linkage group 22, ASM154086v1, whole genome shotgun sequence includes:
- the LOC109727069 gene encoding bZIP transcription factor 27-like, with protein sequence MRRAVRGLVSSSSSSPPPPPSSHALPQRSMEEVWEEIRPLSQLQQHNPTALTLRSGQSDSYCNGGGGTNAAVAIFTNSCFNNYTLCGPHSSSSTEHQANYCAKRRALEQQLDHGIGLDHRKKRLIKNRESAARSRARKQAYTNELEQEVAHLLDENSRLRRQYEELRLIMATQAPTKRTLHRASSAPI encoded by the exons ATGAGAAGAGCCGTTAGGGGTTTagtttcttcctcttcttcctctcctcctcctccaccttccTCACATGCTCTTCCTCAGAGGAGCATGGAAGAGGTGTGGGAGGAGATACGGCCGCTCTCGCAGCTCCAGCAGCATAATCCGACTGCTCTCACCCTCCGCTCGGGCCAGTCCGACAGCTACtgcaacggcggcggcggcacgaaCGCCGCTGTCGCCATATTCACCAACTCTTGCTTCAATAATTACACGCTCTGCGGGCCCCACAGCAGCTCTTCCACGGAGCATCAGGCGAACTACTGCGCCAAGAGGCGCGCTCTGGAGCAGCAGCTCGACCACGGGATCGGCCTCGACCACCGCAAGAAGCGGCTGATCAAGAACAGAGAGTCCGCCGCGCGCTCCAGAGCCAGAAAACAA gcTTATACAAATGAGTTGGAGCAAGAAGTTGCACATTTGTTGGATGAGAACTCGAGGCTGAGGAGACAATATGAAGAG CTACGGTTGATCATGGCCACCCAAGCCCCGACAAAGAGGACCCTGCATAGAGCCTCATCAGCTCCCATTTAA